The window CGGGATGCGCCACGACCTCAAGGCCATGCGTGCGGCGGCGTCGCCAGCCACCAGGCTGGTGTACGTGTGCAATCCCAACAATCCCACGGGAACAATGGTGTCGGGCGCCGAGCTGCGCGAGTTCATCGCGGCACTGCCCAGCGATATCAGCGTCCTGGTGGACGAGGCCTATCTGGAGCTGGCCTCGGACATGAGCGAGCATTCTGTCGTCGACCGCGTTCGGGCGGGAGACAAGGTCATCGTGGCGCGCACCTTTTCCAAGCTGCACGGGCTTGCCGGTTTGCGCATCGGCTATGCGCTGGCGCGGCCCGATCTGATCGCGCGCATGGCAAAGCTCAAGCTGGTGGCGGCGAGCAGCCTGGGGCTGGCGGCTGCATCCGCCAGCTATACGGACCTGCCGTTCCAGGCCTTGAGCCGCAAGAATCTGGCTGCAGGTGTGGCGATCACGACGGCAGCACTGGATGAGCTGAAGCGTCCCTATGCGCCGACGCGCGCAAACTTCGTGTTCTTCGATACTGGTCAGCCCGCCGCTGAATTTCTGGCCGCCATGCGTGAGCGCGGCTTCGCACTCGGCCGGCCGTTTCCCCAGTACGCCAACTGGTGCCGGGTGAGCATGGGCACGGTGGAGCAGATGCAGCAGTTTGCCGGCGCGCTGCGGGCACACTACGCCGCTTAGGGGAACACCGGGCGACCGCCTGATTTATCTATACTTGCAGAAGCCGGAAAGCATCCGGCATAGACACGCTGACACCGGGAGAAACCGCTGCCATGAGAGACCGCTTTGGATCGCCGACGATCTTCCTGCACTGGTTCATGCTGGCGCTGCTGGGGGCCGTGTATGCCTGCATCGAATTGCGCACATTCTGGCCCAAGGGCAGCGATCTGCGCGAACTCCTGAAGACCTGGCACTTCATGCTCGGCCTGTCGGTGTTTGCGCTGGTCTGGATCCGTCTCTACGCGCGTTTCCGCGGCGGCACGCCGCCGATCGTGCCGGCGCCACCCGCATGGCAGATGCGCTTCGGTCATGCCATGCATCTGGCGCTTTATCTTCTGATGATCTGCATGCCGATCGCCGGCTGGCTGATCCTCAGCGCCAAAGGCAAACCCATCCCCTTCTACGGCCTTGAGTTGCCGCCACTCATCGCCACCGACAAGCCGCTGGCCGAGCAGATCGAGGAGATTCATGAGACAGTCGGGACCATCGGCTACTGGCTGATCGGCCTGCACGCCGCAGCGTCACTGTTCCACCACTATGTGCAACGTGACAATACCCTTGCCCGCATGTGGATGCGGCGCAGTACTACTGGAGGATGATCATGCGCAAGATTCTGATTGCTACGCTCCTGCTGATGTGCGGCAGCCTTGCCCACGCCCAGTTCATGCCGGAAAAGTTCACGCCGATGGGCGAGAAGATCGAAGCGGCGATGAAAAGCGATATCCGTACGCCGGAGGAGATAGCGCGCGATGGTGAGCGCAAGCCGCGCCAGACGCTGGAGTTCTTCGGCCTGCGCGACAATATGCGCGTGCTCGAGCTCATCCCTTCCGGCGGCTGGTACACGAAGATCCTGGCGCCGGTGCTGGCGGACAAAGGCGAGCTTTATGTCGCCATCGGTACCGCGCGTGCCATCGAGCCGATGATCAAGACGGTGCCGGCGCTGGCCAAAGTCAAAGTCGCGCCGACGGATGCCAAGTTTGTTCCGGCTGCCGGCGGCCAGATGGGCAAGTTCGACCTGGGTGATTTCACCCTGGGGGTGAAGAATCTCGACCTCGTACTGACCTTCCGCAATTATCACAACCTGACGCCTACAGCGCGTGCCAGCCTCAACCGTGCGGTCTTCGCGGCGCTGAAATCCGGCGGTGTTTACGGCATCGTCGATCACACCCGGCGCCACAATGAGCCGGAAACCGCCGAGAACTGGCGGCGCATGGATCCGGTGCTGGTGATCAAGGAAGTGCAGGCTGCGGGCTTCGTGTTCGACGACTCTTCGAACCTGCACTACATACCGGACGATGAGCTGCGCTACGAAGTCGGCCGGCGCACCGTGACCGGCAATACGGACCGCTTCGCGCTGCGTTTCAGGAAGCCCTGACGCATCCCGCACCCGGAACTGGCAGCCGTCCACGAGCAGGGCGGTTGCCGGTATCCGCGCCGGCCGGTCAACCCGTCGGCAGATAGCGGGCGATGCCCGCCATGCATTTTTCGGCAACCATCGTCCGTGCGACGATCTCGCCGCTCTCCAGGTCGAGTTTCACGACTTCGCCGCTGAACCAGTTGCCCACACAGGCATGGTCGCCGCCGCGTGCATCGATGATCGACCAGCCGAAACCCGGCAGCGGGTAGCTGCGCAGCCAGACGCCGTCCTGAGTCAGGGCATCGATGCGGTTGCCCATGCAGACCATCAGCACGCCATCCGGCGTCAGCGACAGGTCGAAGTGCATCATGGTCCGGTCGCCTTCGGTGCCGCTGCGCAGATCAGGCAACTGGCAGCCGTTGGCCAGATCAAACTGCATCAGCCGCGGTCCGGTCTCGGACACATAGAACAGCCGGCTCTGGTCCGTTGACAGTACCGAGTGCGTGACTGCCATGCTGCCGCTCATGCCGCCATGGACTTCCGGCTCGAGCATCTCGATCAGCTCGCCGTCCGGCGTGTAGCGCCACAGATCGCCATCGCCGAGATGCGTGCGATGGCCGGGCAGCGGCCGGTGGCGTGTGGTCAGCGGCTCGGGCTGGTGGTCGCCATCGAGCATTTCAGTGAACAACAGCGTGCCATCCGCCATGAAGTGCACTTTCGAGAACGCGCGGTGATCAAACTGCAGGTTGAGCAGCTGCCGGCCATCCGGACTGACACGCACCGTGGTCCACGCCCAGGGGTCCTGCGCCCATAGGGTGCCATCGGGCGCAAAGCTGAGGCCATATACCAGGTGCGTGGTGCCGGTGAGCCACAGCACGCCCTTTTCTTTCAACTCGGCATCGAACTGGATGATCCGTCCATGGCCGGCATGATCGTCCTGCGGATCGTTGAGCAGCGTGGCGCCGACCAGCACATCGCCGGGAGCAAAGGGTTTGAGTGTGGATGGAGGCCGCGGATCGTGACGGGCGCGCAGGGCAGTCGGGTCTACAGGAAAACCATTGTCCTCGGCGCTGGTCATACGGGCCCGCTGACTGGTGTCCAGCTGCGCGCGCGCCGCATGCGGCGCTCTTCAGCGGATTCACCATTGTGCTGCACGGGCTTGCCGGTCGGCAGGCGCTTCGGTATCTCGTGCAGGCTGTTGATGTTGATCATCGAGTGGGCGCCCCTTCTGGACAGCAGTACCGCAGCGACCAGCGTGCCGCATTCCTTGCAGGTCAGGAAGTCCACGGTGCGCAGACCAAAGCGGTAGCGGCGCAGGAACTCGGGCTGAACGAAGCGAAACTGCATCTCGCCCGCCGGATCGGCGGTGGTGCAGGCGCCGTGCCCGCGACAGAAGCTGCACTGGCAACGTTGCACGACCCACTTGTGTACCGGCAGGGCGGTTGCGTAGCTGTATTCGATCGCACCGCAGTGGCAGCTGCCCTCATAGACAGTCCGCTGCGGAACCCTGGTGCTGCGCGCCTTCTTGCTGGCCGGACGGCGCGCCGGCGCTTTCTTGCGGCTGACCGGCCTGGCCGAGGACTTGCGGACCTTGCTCGTCTTTGTCTTCACAGCGTCTCCGCTCAGGGCACGATCACGCAGGCTTGGCCCTGTTCTCTGAGGGCAGCGCAGCTGCTGCGTGCCTGCGCTTCGCTCATCGGTGCCGATCGCAGCCGGTACAGCTGGTCCTTGCCGCCGCTCAGGGGAGCGTCAATCGTGACGGACCCGGGCAGCAGTTGGCCGAACTTCGACGCCAGCAGTTTGCGTTGTGCAAGCGCCCGCTCGTGCGTCGAGAAAGCGCCGAACTGCATGCGGGCCTTGCCCGTACCGGCCTTTGGTGCAGCAACAGGCTGGCTGACAGTTGTCTTGCTGCGGCCGGCTTCAGGGCTGGCGGCGGCTGAGCTGGGCTGTACTGGTCTGGGCTGGGCAGGTCGGGCCGGCACCGCCGGGCTCAGTGTCGCGATCCGCTCGCGGGCCTCGGCAGCCTCCGGCGCATCGGGATACTGGAGCAGGAAGTTCTCGAAGGCTTCCCGGGTTGCCGTCCGCGTGGCCGTCTGCCAGATAAAGCGGCGTTCCAGGTCCAGCAACTGCTCCAGCGCGGCGTCAGCATTCGGCCCCATCGGGTGGGCCTGCAGGTAGGCGCGCAGCGCCTCGGGACTCTGCGCCTGTTGCGCCTTGTCCCAGTCCTGCTGTTCGCGCAGATCGTCGAGCCGCAGACGTGCTTGCCCTGCCAGTGCGCTATCCGGATGCTGGTCGAGGAACTCACGCCACGCCGCTTCGGTATTGGCCTGTTCGGCGGCGCGGAAATCATTCTCCGGGTTGCTGCAGGCCGCGAGTACAGCCGCGAGCAATACAAGGCTGGCATGACGTGAAAGCGTTCTCACCGGGCGATGTCCTTTTGTCGTGGCACTGCGCTGCTCGCTGCCGGGACCCTCAGGCGCGAATGATCTCGCCGGCGGGCCGGACTGTCCACACGGGAGCTACATCATGCATCAACCCGGCACCGGGTTGCGCATGACTTCAGAGGATATATCGGCTCAGATCCTGGTTTTTCACCAGTTCACCGAGGTGCCGGTTCACGTAGTCGAGATCGACGCTGATTCGCTCGCCATTCCGGTCTGCGGCCTCGAATGAAATCGTTTCCAGCAGCCGCTCCATTACCGTATGCAGGCGGCGTGCGCCGATATTCTCCTGCTCGCTGTTCACGTGGAAGGCGATCTCGGCCAGGCGCTGCACACCGCTGTCTGCAAAGCTGACCTCGACGCCCTCGGTGGCGAGCAGCGCCGTGTACTGCCGCGTGAGCGAGGCATCCGGTTCGGTCAGGATGCGTACGAAGTCTCCGCTGGACAGCGCTGACAGCTCGACCCGGATCGGGAAGCGTCCCTGCAACTCCGGAATCAGGTCTGAAGGCCTGGAAGCGTGAAAAGCTCCCGAAGCGATGAACAGGATGTGATCGGTCTTCACCATGCCGAACTTGGTGCTGACCGTACAGCCCTCGACCAGCGGCAGCAGGTCGCGCTGTACGCCCTCGCGGGACACGTCCACGCCCTGCGATTCGCCGCGGCGCGTGACCTTGTCGATCTCGTCGATGAAGACGATGCCGTTCTGCTCGACGTTCTGCAGGGCAGCTGTTTTCAGATCATCTTCATTGATCAGTTGGCCGGCCTCTTCGTCGATGAGCAGGCGGAATGCCTCGCGTACCTTGAGTTTGCGCGAGCGGCGCCGGTTGCCGCCGAGGTTCTGGAAGAGCCCCTGCAGCTGGTTGCTCATTTCCTCCATGCCGGGCGGCGCCATGATCTGTACGCCCATCGGAATGGCGGCGACTTCGATCTCGATCTCCTTGTCGTCGAGCTTGCCTTCACGGAGCATCTTGCGGAATTTCTGCCGGGTATCGGAGTCGCGGCTCTCGCCCGGGACAAGCTGCCCCGGCGGGCCCGGCGGCAGGAGTGCATCGAGGATCTTTTCCTCGGCGGCATCCTCGGCCCGGTGCCGAACCTTCTGTATCTCCCGCTCACGGGTCAGCTTGACCGCCGCATCCATCAGGTCGCGGATGATGCTGTCCACTTCGCGGCCCACATAACCGACCTCGGTGAACTTCGTGGCCTCGACCTTGATGAACGGCGCTTCGGCCAGACGCGCCAGGCGCCGCGCGATCTCGGTCTTGCCCACACCGGTGGGCCCGATCATCAGGATGTTCTTTGGCGCGATCTCCTCGCGCAGCGGCTCGGCCACCTGCATGCGCCGCCAGCGGTTACGCAGCGCGATTGCAACCGCGCGCTTTGCCGGATCCTGGCCGATGATGTACTTGTCCAGTTCCTGGACGATTTCCCGCGGCGTCATCTGTGACATGTCTGGCAATCCCGTGCCGGCCCCCGTTGTATCAGGGGGTCAGGGTTTCAATGGTGATGTTCTGGTTGGTATAGATGCAGATCCGGCCGGCGATCTCGAGGCTCGTGCGCACGATCTCGGCGGCACCGAGTTCCGTGTTGTCGAGCAGTGCACGGGCTGCGGCCTGGGCGAAGGGCCCGCCGGAGCCGATGGCCATGAGGTCGTCTTCGGGTTCAATCACGTCGCCGTTGCCGGAAACGATCAGCGAGCGTTCCAGATCGGCGACGCATAACAGGGCTTCGAGGCGGCGGAGGCGCCGGTCGGTCCGCCAGTCCTTGGCCAACTCGATGGCTGCCCGGCTGAGGTTGCCGTATTGCTCGAGTTTGCCTTCGAAAAGCTCGAACAGCGTAAATGCGTCTGCCGTACCGCCGGCAAAACCGGCCAGCACCCTGCCGTCGGCCAGCCGGCGCACCTTGCGCGCGTTGCCCTTGACGATGGTGTTGCCGAGGGTCACCTGGCCATCGCCGCCGACCGTGACCGAACCATTTCTGCGCACCGATACGATCGTGGTGCCGTCAAACTGCTGCATCGCTGCGCCGTCCCGGAAAGCTGCTGGAACATTGCTACATGAGGGCGGCTGGACGGAAACACAAGGGGCGCTGGCAGGAGCGGCCTTCGCCGTTCCTGCCAGCGCGACAAGCGGGGGTGTCAGTTCGCGTCGTCGGGCTTGCCCTGCCGGGGACCATGCATCCCGTTGTGCTTTTCGCGCATTTTCTGCTTCATTTCATCGCACTTGGCGGGGTCAGCCTGGCACTTGGCCTTCATCTCGTCGCGGCGCTGACGCATGTCCTGCTTCATCTGCTCGCACTTTTCCGGGTCCGCATCGCACTTCGCCTTCATCTCTGCCCGGCGGGACTGCATTTTCTCCCGTTGTTCCTTGCACTTTTCCGGATTCGCGGTACAGAACTCCTTGCGTTTCGCGCGGGCCTCCTCGCACTTGCCGGGATTTTCCTTGCAGAACTCCTTTCCTGGCCTTGGCGGGACAGACGAATCGTCTGCCTGCAAGGTCGTGGCGCCGAGGAACAGGCCGACGGTGGCCGCAACAACAACTAGAGTGGGGTGCAGGCGCATGATTGGACTCCTTGATTAACGGGGTTCGGTAGTGCTGTTTCCGGGAATAACGGTCGCAGGCACCGACGGTTGACAGCCGCATGGAACCACACGCCGCTGCCCTCAGCTTTTCTTCTGCCTGGCCCGCGGGTGGGCCTTGTCGTAGACCTGCGCCAGGTGCTGGAAGTTCAGGTGGGTGTAGATCTGCGTGGTGCTGATATCGGCATGACCGAGCATTTCCTGGACGCTGCGCAGATCGCTGCTGGATTCCAGCAGGTGCGTCGCAAAGCTGTGGCGGAACAGATGCGGGTAGACGCGCTGGGAAAGCCCGGCCCGCTGCGCCCAGTACCGGACCCGATTCTGTACGGTTCGCGGGCTGATGCGCGTGCCACGATTGCTGACAAACAAGGCCGCCTCGCCCGGATCGGCAGATGCGCTGCGGATCGCAAGCCAGGCACCTGTCGACTCGCGCGCAAAGCGCCCGACCGGCACGATGCGCGTCTTGCTGCCTTTGCCGGTGACGCGTACGGTGCCATCGGCAAGATCGACATCACCGAGATCGAGCCCGGTCAGTTCGGCGAGCCGCAGGCCCGAAGAATAGAAAAGCTCCAGCATGGCCCGGTCGCGTATCGTTTCCGGCTCGCTGCCCTCAATCTGCAGCAGTCTCGCCATCTGGTCGGCATCGAGGGTGCCGGGCAGCCGGCGCGCGACCTGCGGTGCCGCCACGTCGGCCCCGGGGTTGCTTTTCATGACCCCCTCCCGAATCAGGTATTTCATGAAGCTGCGCGCGCCCGAAAGGCGACGCTGGATGCTTCGCGGTGCCAGTCCGCCGGCATGACTCTGGGCGGCGAAACGCCGCAACTGATGTGATTTCAGTTCGGTGAAGCTGCTGATTTCGTGTTTGTCGCAGAATTCTGCCAGGCAGACCAGATCGCGACGATAACTGCGGGTCGTATGGTCGGACAGACGCCGTTCGAGCTTCAGATGCTCAAGATAGCGTTCAACCGTCTGCCACTGCGCCGGATCCATGGGCGGCGGGCTCCATCGCTGTTCAGCGTATCCTGAGCGCGCAGCTCACCAGTTCGCCGAGGCGGGTCAGGAAATCAATGCTCATGCCGGGGTGAAAGTGTCCGGCGTCGCGGCTGCCGATCGCCAGGAAGCCCATTTCGGAATTCACCCCGAGCGGCACCAGTGCGGCCGAGCCGATTTCGATGTTGTCCGGACCAAACAGGAAATCCCGCTGCGCATCGCGGATCTGCCCGCAGCGCGGCGCATTCGACTGCAGAAAGGTCCTGAACGGCGCGATCTGCGGATCATCGCGACCGATGACGCGCAAGAACCGGCCTGCCGTGGCCGCATCGGCCGGTGCATCGAAGACGACCAGAATCGCACGGTCGGCATTGAAGGAAACACGCAACTGTTCTTCAAGCACCCGGATCACACCGGCCTGGTCGGGTGCCGCGAGCATCAGCATCGCCAGCGAGTGTATGCGGGCAGCCAGCGTATCGTTGCTGCGCGCAATATCCACGAGGTCCTTCAGCTTGCGTTCGAGCTTCAGGTTTTTCTGCCGCAGGACGAGAATCTGGCGCTCCACGAGCGAAACGGCCGCACCGCCTGTGCTGTGCGGCAGGCGCAGGTTGTTCAGCAGGATGCTGTGTCGTTCAAAGAATTCGGGATTGGCCTGCAGGTAGTCGGCGATGGCCTCTTCGGTGATTTCCGGGTTCACAGCATGCTGCTGCTTGAGTGTGCTCATAACTCTGTCGATCCCTCGAAGGCCGTCACTGCCTCGCCGGTCATCCATACGGGCTGACCCGGTCCATCCCATCGAATCTGCAGCGTTCCCCCGGGAAGCTCAACGCTCACTTCGGGATCGAGCAGATTCCACGATCGCCCCGCAACCACGGCTGCACAGGCGCCGGTTCCGCAAGCCTGGGTCTCGCCGACACCGCGCTCGAACACCCGCAAGCGGATGCGGTTTGCGGCCATCACCTGCATGAATCCGATGTTAGCACGGTTGGGAAAACGCACATGTCGCTCGAGCAGCGCACCAAGTTCTGCGACGCGAGCCGTTGCCACATCGTCGGTACGCAACACGGCATGCGGGTTGCCCATCGAGACCACACCGATCTGCACGGATTCGCCGGCCACATCAATTGCATATGTGTGCTGCTGTCGCTCGGCCACAAAGGGCACCTTCGCCGGGCGGAATTCAGGTACCGCCATTTCCACGGTGACGCGGCCATCAGCATGGATGCGTGCGCGTACGCTGCCGTTTCCATGACCGAGCCTGAGTTCGCGCTGACTGTTGCCACCGACCAGCCGGGCGATGCAACGCGCACCATTGCCACATTGCTCCGCTTCGCTGCCATCGGTATTGAAGATCCGGTAGTACACATCGTCACCGGCCGTGCGCGGTGCTTCGAGCCACAGCAGCTGGTCGAAGCCGATGCCACGCCGCCGGTCGGCGAGTTGGCGGATGCGGTCGGCTGACGGCAGGGCGAGGCCATCGCCGCGGATCAGGACGAAATCGTTACCGAGTCCGTGCATTTTCGTGAACGGAACGCGCATGGCGTGATCGATCCGGAGCGTGAATAAACAGAGCGGAGTATAGCGGCCAGGCGCCGCCGTGGACTTTTGTTAAATCGGTCGTTAAGGTAAGCCGGCATTTGTCCGGCACGGGACAAGAAAAACCAACAAAAACAAGGAAAGCCGAATCATGCGTCACATCATGGTCCTGAATTCCAAGGGCGGCAGTGGCAAGAGCACCATCGCCACCAGCCTGGCTGCCTGGTACGCAGGTCGCGGAGAAAATGTTGCCCTTGTGGACTATGACCGCCAGGCGTCCAGCCTGGACTGGATTGCAAGACGCCCCGAGAACCGTCCACAGATCACCGGCGTTGCCGGCTTCGAGGATGGTTTCCGGCACGTGCCGCGCAATGCAGACGTTGCGATCATCGACGCGCCGGCCGGCTGCTATGGCAAGCAGCTTACCGAGCTGGTCCGGCATGCCGAGACGGTGGTCGTTCCGGTACTGCCCTCGACCATCGATATTCTCGCCACCAGCAAGTTCATCGATGCCCTGCTCGAAGTCGGCAAGGTCGAGCGCAAGGAAGTGAAGCTGGCTGTGGTGGGCAACCGGGTCCGTGATAACACGCTGATTTCACAGGATCTCGATGATTATCTCGGCGCCTTGAAGATGCCCTATGTCACCAATCTGCGTGAAGCGCAGAACTATGTGCGCGCCTACACGCGTGGCCTCGGCATCCATGAGCTGCCCGAGTACCTGGCCTGGCCGGACTGGGAGCAGTGGAAGCCGCTGGTTTCCTGGCTGAACAGCAAGCGCAGCCAGCCCTGAGCAAGCGGCGTCGGCCGCCGCCTGCGCGGAAGCGGGCGGCAGCTACGCCGGATCGACGCCGGCGATACACAGGTATTTCATCTCGAGGTAGTCGTCCAGGCCATAGCGTGAGCCTTCGCGGCCCATGCCCGACTCCTTGATCCCGCCGAATGGCGCCACTTCGGTGGAGATGAGCCCGGTGTTGAGCCCGACCATCCCGTATTCCAGCGCCTCCGGTACCCGCCAGCTCCGGCCCAGATCCCGCGTATAAACGTAGGCGGCGAGGCCAAACTCGGTGTCGTTGGCCATGCAGATTGCCTCCGCTTCCGTGGCAAAGCTGAACAGTGGCGCCACCGGGCCGAAAGTCTCTTCGCGCGCGACCTGCATGTCAGTGGTCACTCCGCCGAGCACCGTGGGCTCGAAGAAGGTGCCGCCGAGTGCATGGACTTTCCCGCCGGTCAGTATCTGCGCACCCTTGGCGAGGGCATCGGCGATGTGCTCGCTGACTTTGGTCAGGGCTTTCGCATCGATGAGTGGTCCCTGGTCGGTTTCTCCCGCAAGGCCGTCGCCGACCCGCAGCTTGCCGACGGCAGCGGCAAGCTTTGCGGCGAACTCGCCGTAAACACCTTTCTGCACCAGAAAGCGGTTGGCGCAGACACAGGTCTGCCCGGTATTCCGGTACTTGCTGACGATCGCACCGGCCACCGCTGCATCGAGATCTGCGTCATCGAAGACGATGAAGGGCGCATTGCCACCCAGCTCCATCGAGACCTTCTTGACGGTTGCGGCGCACTGTTCCAGCAGAATTTTTCCGACCGCGGTGGAGCCGGTGAAGGTCAGTTTGCGGACCAGCGGATTGCCGGTGAGTTCAGCGCCGATGGCCTGCGCCGAGCCGGTCAGCACGTTGATGACGCCGGCCGGAATCCCTGCGCGCTGGCTCAATTCTGCAAGCGCCAGCGCGGAGAACGGCGTCTGGTGGGCCGGCTTGCAGACGATCGTGCAACCGGCGGCCAGCGCTGGCGCCAGCTTGCGGGCCAGCATCGCCGAGGGGAAATTCCAGGGCGTGATCGCGGCAACGACGCCGACCGGTTGCCTGATGACCACGATGCGCCTGTCCTTCGCATGTCCCGGTATCACGTCGCCGTAAACGCGCCGCGCCTCTTCGGCAAACCATTCGACGAATGCTGCGGCATAGGCGATTTCGCCGCGCGCCTCCGCAAGCGGTTTGCCCTGCTCGGCGGTCATCAGCATGGCCAGATCTTCCTGATTGGCGAGGATCAGTGCATGCAGGCGGCGCAGCAGCGCGGCGCGTTCTGCTGCCGTGCGTGCGCGCCAGGCAGGCAAGGCCGCTGCCGCCGCTTCGATTGCCAGGCGGGTTTCAGCGCTGCCGCAGTCGGGTACGCTGCCGAGCAGTTCCCGGTTTGCGGGATTGCGGACCTCGAGTGTGCCGCCGCCCTGTGCAGGGATCCATGCACCGTTCACCCAGGCGGCGGTGCGCAGCAGTCTGGTATCGGCAAGCTGGACCATGTGCAGACCCCGGGGTGGGTGGCCAATCGATTTCATCCTTATACTAGCGCCGCCATGCGCATTGCCAGTTTCACTCTTGGACAGCAACCGGGCTACGGGGTGGTCTCGGCAGCCGGCTTGCAGCCCGCGCCCGCTTCGTTTCTGGCGCGTTTCCCGGACCTGAAATCGGTACTGGCAGCCGGTGCCCTCAAGGACCTGGCAGATGCGGTACGGGCATCAGCGCCGCTGGATATCGATACGCTGCAGTTCTCGATGCCGATTCCCGACCCGGCCCGCATCATCTGCGTGGGCATGAACTATCTCGAACACATACACGAGATGGGTCGCAAGCGACCGGAGTATCCCGGTGTCTTCATTCGCTTTACCGACTCCATGGTTGGCCACCGGCAGCCCGTATACCGTCCCCGGATCTCGACGCAGTATGACTACGAGGGTGAACTTGCCGTCGTGATTGGCCGCCGGGCACGCTATCTCAAGGCCGCGGAAGCCCTGGACTACGTCGCCGGTTACACCTGCCTGCTGGATGGCTCGGTGCGCGACTGGCAGAACCACACGACCCAGTTCGTTCCCGGCAAGAACTTTCCGGCCAGCGGCAGTTGCGGACCATGGCTGGTAACGGGCGACGAGATTCCCGATCCTTCCACGCTGAAGCTCTGCACGCGCGTCAATGGCGAAACGGTGCAGGCTGCACCGCTCTCCGATCTGTGTTTCGACGTTCCGCAGATCGTCGCCTACTGCTCGGGATTCTGTCAGCTGAATCCCGGCGAC of the Chromatiales bacterium genome contains:
- a CDS encoding aminotransferase class I/II-fold pyridoxal phosphate-dependent enzyme produces the protein MSTTISRRAVIGASHALLAGVALGALPRSGAAQRPPSPAYSPRGIRLAGNENPYGPGPAARAAIEAAVPDSWKYPIFEEMALKALIAEREGLTPQHVLIGDGSSEILHIAALLAGSGGGELIAATPTFSFVADHVRAIGGSVREIPLDAGMRHDLKAMRAAASPATRLVYVCNPNNPTGTMVSGAELREFIAALPSDISVLVDEAYLELASDMSEHSVVDRVRAGDKVIVARTFSKLHGLAGLRIGYALARPDLIARMAKLKLVAASSLGLAAASASYTDLPFQALSRKNLAAGVAITTAALDELKRPYAPTRANFVFFDTGQPAAEFLAAMRERGFALGRPFPQYANWCRVSMGTVEQMQQFAGALRAHYAA
- a CDS encoding cytochrome b; translation: MRDRFGSPTIFLHWFMLALLGAVYACIELRTFWPKGSDLRELLKTWHFMLGLSVFALVWIRLYARFRGGTPPIVPAPPAWQMRFGHAMHLALYLLMICMPIAGWLILSAKGKPIPFYGLELPPLIATDKPLAEQIEEIHETVGTIGYWLIGLHAAASLFHHYVQRDNTLARMWMRRSTTGG
- a CDS encoding class I SAM-dependent methyltransferase, translated to MRKILIATLLLMCGSLAHAQFMPEKFTPMGEKIEAAMKSDIRTPEEIARDGERKPRQTLEFFGLRDNMRVLELIPSGGWYTKILAPVLADKGELYVAIGTARAIEPMIKTVPALAKVKVAPTDAKFVPAAGGQMGKFDLGDFTLGVKNLDLVLTFRNYHNLTPTARASLNRAVFAALKSGGVYGIVDHTRRHNEPETAENWRRMDPVLVIKEVQAAGFVFDDSSNLHYIPDDELRYEVGRRTVTGNTDRFALRFRKP
- a CDS encoding SPOR domain-containing protein, giving the protein MRTLSRHASLVLLAAVLAACSNPENDFRAAEQANTEAAWREFLDQHPDSALAGQARLRLDDLREQQDWDKAQQAQSPEALRAYLQAHPMGPNADAALEQLLDLERRFIWQTATRTATREAFENFLLQYPDAPEAAEARERIATLSPAVPARPAQPRPVQPSSAAASPEAGRSKTTVSQPVAAPKAGTGKARMQFGAFSTHERALAQRKLLASKFGQLLPGSVTIDAPLSGGKDQLYRLRSAPMSEAQARSSCAALREQGQACVIVP
- the hslU gene encoding ATP-dependent protease ATPase subunit HslU translates to MSQMTPREIVQELDKYIIGQDPAKRAVAIALRNRWRRMQVAEPLREEIAPKNILMIGPTGVGKTEIARRLARLAEAPFIKVEATKFTEVGYVGREVDSIIRDLMDAAVKLTREREIQKVRHRAEDAAEEKILDALLPPGPPGQLVPGESRDSDTRQKFRKMLREGKLDDKEIEIEVAAIPMGVQIMAPPGMEEMSNQLQGLFQNLGGNRRRSRKLKVREAFRLLIDEEAGQLINEDDLKTAALQNVEQNGIVFIDEIDKVTRRGESQGVDVSREGVQRDLLPLVEGCTVSTKFGMVKTDHILFIASGAFHASRPSDLIPELQGRFPIRVELSALSSGDFVRILTEPDASLTRQYTALLATEGVEVSFADSGVQRLAEIAFHVNSEQENIGARRLHTVMERLLETISFEAADRNGERISVDLDYVNRHLGELVKNQDLSRYIL
- the hslV gene encoding ATP-dependent protease subunit HslV, whose product is MQQFDGTTIVSVRRNGSVTVGGDGQVTLGNTIVKGNARKVRRLADGRVLAGFAGGTADAFTLFELFEGKLEQYGNLSRAAIELAKDWRTDRRLRRLEALLCVADLERSLIVSGNGDVIEPEDDLMAIGSGGPFAQAAARALLDNTELGAAEIVRTSLEIAGRICIYTNQNITIETLTP
- the xerC gene encoding tyrosine recombinase XerC, coding for MDPAQWQTVERYLEHLKLERRLSDHTTRSYRRDLVCLAEFCDKHEISSFTELKSHQLRRFAAQSHAGGLAPRSIQRRLSGARSFMKYLIREGVMKSNPGADVAAPQVARRLPGTLDADQMARLLQIEGSEPETIRDRAMLELFYSSGLRLAELTGLDLGDVDLADGTVRVTGKGSKTRIVPVGRFARESTGAWLAIRSASADPGEAALFVSNRGTRISPRTVQNRVRYWAQRAGLSQRVYPHLFRHSFATHLLESSSDLRSVQEMLGHADISTTQIYTHLNFQHLAQVYDKAHPRARQKKS
- a CDS encoding DUF484 family protein gives rise to the protein MSTLKQQHAVNPEITEEAIADYLQANPEFFERHSILLNNLRLPHSTGGAAVSLVERQILVLRQKNLKLERKLKDLVDIARSNDTLAARIHSLAMLMLAAPDQAGVIRVLEEQLRVSFNADRAILVVFDAPADAATAGRFLRVIGRDDPQIAPFRTFLQSNAPRCGQIRDAQRDFLFGPDNIEIGSAALVPLGVNSEMGFLAIGSRDAGHFHPGMSIDFLTRLGELVSCALRIR
- the dapF gene encoding diaminopimelate epimerase, with protein sequence MRVPFTKMHGLGNDFVLIRGDGLALPSADRIRQLADRRRGIGFDQLLWLEAPRTAGDDVYYRIFNTDGSEAEQCGNGARCIARLVGGNSQRELRLGHGNGSVRARIHADGRVTVEMAVPEFRPAKVPFVAERQQHTYAIDVAGESVQIGVVSMGNPHAVLRTDDVATARVAELGALLERHVRFPNRANIGFMQVMAANRIRLRVFERGVGETQACGTGACAAVVAGRSWNLLDPEVSVELPGGTLQIRWDGPGQPVWMTGEAVTAFEGSTEL
- a CDS encoding ParA family protein — translated: MRHIMVLNSKGGSGKSTIATSLAAWYAGRGENVALVDYDRQASSLDWIARRPENRPQITGVAGFEDGFRHVPRNADVAIIDAPAGCYGKQLTELVRHAETVVVPVLPSTIDILATSKFIDALLEVGKVERKEVKLAVVGNRVRDNTLISQDLDDYLGALKMPYVTNLREAQNYVRAYTRGLGIHELPEYLAWPDWEQWKPLVSWLNSKRSQP